DNA from bacterium:
GGAGCCCACTTCCTCCTCGCCCTCGACGATGAGCTTGACGGTGCACGGCGGCGCGCCGCGCACGGCGGCCCAGGCTTCGATCGCGGCCAGGTGCGTGTAGAACTGGCCTTTGTCGTCGGTGGCGCCTCGGCCAAACAGCTTGCCGTCGCGCTCGGTCAGCGTAAACGGAGGCGTCTCCCACAGGTCGATCGGATCCTCGGGCTGTACGTCGTAGTGCCCGTAAACGAGCACCGACGGCGCATCCGGCGGCCCCGGCCATTCGGCGACGATCAGCGGGTGGTGTTTCGTGGGAATGATCTCGACCGACGGGAAGCCGATCTTGCGGATGCGTTCGGCGAGCCAGTCGCAGCACGCGCGCACGCGATCCGCGCGCGCGGGATCCGCGGATACGCTGTCGAATCGGCAGAATTCCTTGAGCTCGTCGACGTAGCGGCGGGCGTTGTCGTCGAGGTAGCGGATGATGTCATCCATCATGGGGCCTCCGATCGCGTTCGCGTTCGCGAATGGACAAAATGGACGTGATCGACCGAATGGACAACATGGACTGTTGACGAATGCGTCTGCCCGGGCGAATGCGCTCCGCTCTCCGCATTCGCCGCTCGTCAATCACATCACGGTGATGCGCCACTTTCGGTTCAGTTCGTAGAACGGTTTACGCAGAAAGAACTCGGCCAGCGCCATCACGCCGACGCCGAAAATCGTTCCGACGACGATCGCCACGGCGAGGTTCTTGAGATGCAAATCGGGCGCGGTGGTGAGCCGGAAGTAGATCGCCGCGCCGAGCGTGGCGGCCATCGCCTGCGCGAAGAAGCTGTACTCGCGCGATTCGCGGATGACGCGATCGACAAAGGCCAGCGGCACGGTCAGCAGCAGGCCGAACGCCAAAAGCGGCACGTACCAGACGCTGCGCGGGATGATACGCACGTCAAGCGGCGCTTCGAGGGTTTCGTCGAGCGTGGTCAGCGAGACGCGCTTTTCGCCCGCTTCGCCGACGCGAAACCGGAAGAGCCGGGCGAGGCGCTCGTCGGTCACGTATCCGCGCGCCTTCTTGGACATGCGCCGGTATTGCACGCGCGATTCGAGCGTGCCGCCGAAGGTCTCGCTGCGCTCGGCGCGCGCGGCGTCCTCGAGCGACACGACAAACCGGCCCTTCCAGTCGTGGGATTTCTTCGCGTCTTTCGCGTCGTCCTCGGGCTGGGCGACAAACCGGCCGCGGACGTAAAACCAGTACGGCCCGGCCGGCAGCTCGACGGTCGCCTCGCGCTCGGCGCGCGTCAGCTCGACGGCGGCGACCGGATCGGGAAACACGATGCCCTTGTACAAGACGAACATCGTGACGGCGACCCATAACGGCAGCGCGATCGCGAGCGCCTTGCGCACGAACGGATGACCGAGTTTGTGATGCACGGCAAAGGCGGGCAGGAACACAGCGAACGCGATCGAGGCGCCGGCCAGCGCGAGCGCCAGCGGCCGGTCGGGAACCAGGCGAAATCCGTGCGCGAAACCGATCGCGGCGGCGATCAGGGCGTACGCGAGGATCGGGGCCACGAGGCTCGGCGCCTTGGAGCGATGGATCGCGGGGCGCCGCCGGCGTTGGCGCGCGTCTTTGGAAGCGGTCGATTTGGCCATGGTGCGAGGAATCCGACGCGAAGAGTCGGTGCGGAACATGGCCGATTTTCGGCCGGCGCGTCAAGAAGCGCGAACGCGAATCAGGAAATCTCGGCGAGCGCGATGCGCTTGGCGCCCGCGCTATTGCCGCCGCGCCCCTCGAGGAATGCCAACACGTCCTGCGGTGGCATCGCGGCGGCGATATAGTGGCCCTGAATTTCGTCGCAATGCTCCTTCACGAGGAACTCGAGCTGTTCCTTCGTTTCCACACCCTCGGCGAGAACGCGCAACTCCAGCGAATGCCCGAGCGCGATGATCGACTTGGCGATCGTGCGGTCTTCGGTGTCGTCCGGCAGGTTCTTCACGAACGACTGATCGATCTTGAGCGTGTCCACCGGAAAGCGCCGCAGGTGCGACAAGGACGAATAGCCGGTGCCGAAATCGTCGATCGCCACGCGGATGCCGAGCGCGCGCATCTCGCCGAGCACTTGCGCCGCGAGTTCCGCGTTTTGCGCGGCGGTGGACTCGGTGATCTCGAACTCCAGCACGCTGCCCGGCACGCCGGCGTCCTTGAGCGCGCTTTCGACAATCTCCATGAGGTTTCGCTGATGAATCTGCCTGGCGGAAAGGTTGACCGAGACGCACAGGTCCGGATGCCCGAGATCGCGCCATTCGCGGATTTTCTTGAGCGCCGTGCGCATGACCCATTCGCCGATCGTTTCGATGATCTGGTTGCGCTCGGCGACGGGAATGAATACGGACGGGTACACGCGATAACCCTGCGGATGCTTCCAGCGCACCAGCGCCTCGAACGAGGTGACGTGGCCGGTCCGCAGGTCGATAATCGGCTGGTAGTCCAGGTGCATTTCGTCGCGGTCGATCGCGTGGCGCAGGTTCTTCTCCATGTGGAGGATCTGCATCTCGTCGGGACGGCGCCGCACGTGGAAGACCTCGTATCGCCCCGCGCCGCGGCCCTTGGCGCGATACATCGCGGTATCGGCGTCGCGGACCATTTCCTCGGGCCGCTCGTATTCGTGGCTGACCATCGCGATGCCGACCGACGCGGAGGTGTGGACCTCGCGCCCGTTGAGGTTGAACGGCTTGGCGAGCTCTTTTTGCACGCGCTCGGCGATCGTGGTGACTGCGCCGATATCGCCCACGTCGTCCACGAGCACGGCAAACTCGTCGCCGCCGTACCGCGCGACGGTATCGCCCGGGCGCAGGCAGCTTTCCAGGCGCTTGGCGGTGGTCTTCAACATCTGATCGCCGAAAACGTGGCCGAGTTTGTCATTGACGGACTTGAAGCCGTCCAGGTCCAGAAACATGATCGCGAAGCGATAGTCCGAACGGCGCAGCGTGCGCTTGAGCCCGCGCTCGATGCGATCGAGAAGGACGGCCCGGTTCGGCAGCCCCGTCAGAACGTCGTGCAGCGCGTGGTGGAGAAGCTGCTCCTCGATGCGCTTGCGTTCGATGGCGTAGCGAATGGAGCGGCCGACGATGTTGGCGTCGATCTGTCCCTTGACGAGGTAATCTTGCGCGCCCTCCTGCACGGCGTTCAACGCGAGCTCTTCGTCGTCCAGGCCGGTCAAAAGAATGATCGGCGTGTCCGGCGCCTGGGCCTGCACATTCAGGAACGTGGCGATACCGCTTGAGTCCGGCAACGTGAGATCGCTCATCACCACGTGGAACTTGGCCTTGGCCAGGCGTTCGAGCGCGTTGGTGAGCTGATCGACGTGCTCCACCTCGAATCGCGCGCCGCGCACGTCGCGCAGGTATTCGTTGATCAGGCGCGCGTCACCCGGATTGTCTTCGATCAGCAAAATGCGAATGGGTCGAAAATCCATGGGGACCCCTGGGTTTTCAAGTCATCGTTCGAATGGACGTTCAAAGTATTCCGGGTTTTCGAAACGATGTCACGTTTTTTTCTTTTCCGACTCTGCGCCGATCGTTAAATGGGAATAGCGAAGATTTCGTCAATTTGTCCATATTTTGCCCGGTTGCGTGAGAATTCTCACCTCCGGTCACGATGCCGCCGGCAACGAAAAATAGAATGTCGCTCCCTGCCCGGGCTCGGACTCCACGCCGATCATCCCGCCATGCCGCTCGACGATGCGCTTGCAAATGGCAAGGCCGATACCGGTTCCGGGGTATTCCGTCGTGGGATGCAGGCGCTGAAAAATGACGAAAATCCGGTCGAAATAATCCGGCGAGATCCCGATGCCGTTGTCGCGAACCTCGACGACGCACCGCGGTCCTTTTTCGCGAACGCCGACGCGGATGACGGATGGTTTGTCGTCCCGAAATTTCAGCGAATTGCCGATCAGGTTCTGGAATAGCTGCATGATCTGCGTCGGGTCGCCCATCACCTGGGGCAAGTCGCCGTATTCGACGGTCGCGCCGGCCTCGTCGATCGCCGGCGCCAGGTGTGTCAGGGCTCGCGCGAGCGCGTCGTTGAGATCGACGCGCTCGGCCTCGAGCGGCCGCTGGCCGACGCGCGAATATGCGAGCAGGTCGTTGATGAGCCGTTGCATGCGGACCGCGCCGTCAACGGCATAGTTGATGAAATCGTCCGCCGTGTCGTCGAGCTTGCCCTTGTACCGCCGCGCCAGAAGTTGCAGGTAACTTGCCACCATGCGCAGCGGTTCTTGCAGGTCGTGCGAGGCGACAT
Protein-coding regions in this window:
- a CDS encoding EAL domain-containing protein, encoding MDFRPIRILLIEDNPGDARLINEYLRDVRGARFEVEHVDQLTNALERLAKAKFHVVMSDLTLPDSSGIATFLNVQAQAPDTPIILLTGLDDEELALNAVQEGAQDYLVKGQIDANIVGRSIRYAIERKRIEEQLLHHALHDVLTGLPNRAVLLDRIERGLKRTLRRSDYRFAIMFLDLDGFKSVNDKLGHVFGDQMLKTTAKRLESCLRPGDTVARYGGDEFAVLVDDVGDIGAVTTIAERVQKELAKPFNLNGREVHTSASVGIAMVSHEYERPEEMVRDADTAMYRAKGRGAGRYEVFHVRRRPDEMQILHMEKNLRHAIDRDEMHLDYQPIIDLRTGHVTSFEALVRWKHPQGYRVYPSVFIPVAERNQIIETIGEWVMRTALKKIREWRDLGHPDLCVSVNLSARQIHQRNLMEIVESALKDAGVPGSVLEFEITESTAAQNAELAAQVLGEMRALGIRVAIDDFGTGYSSLSHLRRFPVDTLKIDQSFVKNLPDDTEDRTIAKSIIALGHSLELRVLAEGVETKEQLEFLVKEHCDEIQGHYIAAAMPPQDVLAFLEGRGGNSAGAKRIALAEIS
- a CDS encoding PAS domain S-box protein, translating into METVMDKPPHAETGARVEPAGAGENSVAGADAQASAAAERADAGIRESEETYRTIVENANEGIGIIDRDRLVFANQDLREMLGLDESEIGERNFFEFIHPDYRDEAYRVYQDHFSGRVSPPIFETVLLSATGVSTVVDVNARVIPYRGRPAELVLLHDISWRKDLEVELAAKAEELERSNADLAQFAYVASHDLQEPLRMVASYLQLLARRYKGKLDDTADDFINYAVDGAVRMQRLINDLLAYSRVGQRPLEAERVDLNDALARALTHLAPAIDEAGATVEYGDLPQVMGDPTQIMQLFQNLIGNSLKFRDDKPSVIRVGVREKGPRCVVEVRDNGIGISPDYFDRIFVIFQRLHPTTEYPGTGIGLAICKRIVERHGGMIGVESEPGQGATFYFSLPAAS